Within Agarivorans litoreus, the genomic segment GCGTGGTCTTATACGGTGTTTGTAGTGGCAGACCCATTACTGTCGGTAAGCACATCTTTGGTGTTAACCGCCAACTTAAGCATGGTTGCCGTATTGGTTTATAAACGAGTGAAATACCGTGACGTTGAAGTGGATGAAGCACTAAGCGCTTGATTTTATTTAAGCCGTTAAATAAATTTTTATCATAAAATGCTGTTTTACTTCGAATGGTACAGGTCTTACCTGTTGTCGTTCGCGACCTCGCACAACATTTAGCATGAAGTAAGCCCGATTTTTTCCTTTTCATTTCATCACAAAAATCTTTTCCTTGATTAGTTTTATATTTGTCAATAAAGGCCTTGAGAACTGTTTTTTGCTTGCTAGTTTCATTATTGAGTAAAACCTCAAAGTAAGGTTTGCCAAAAATGGTGTGAGGCCTAATGAGAGCGTTCATGAGTTAGCATGGCATGGTTAAGCTCTTCGTTTGCAGCGGTAAGGTATCACTCACAATGCCAGAGACAGAAGGGCAGGTAGTGATTATGGGAATTGCTATCGATGAGCAAGGTGAAGAGTTATCAGCAGAAGCTAGCTTAAACTTAAATGTTAAAGCGGGTGAACAGCCTCCTGTAGGCGGTGGGGATTATTAACTTACTTGTACTGTTGGTGAAGCCAATGTTTGGAATACAGGCTTTGTATTAGGCAACCTTAAGGTGACTAATGCTGGCGGTGAAGAGGTAACAGGGTGGAAAGTTCACCTAAGCTTCTCTCAACCAATTAGTTTAGTAAATGGCTGGAATGCTAAATACCAAGCCTCAAGTGATGGTTTAGGTTTAACTGCCGTGAACGAAGTTTACAACGCTCGTTTAGTGCCTAGCCAAAGTACCTCATTTGGTCTGCAAGGTGGATACAACGGAAGCTTTGAAGCGCCAAGCTGTGAAGTGTTACCTTAGTATTTATACCTTTTGAACAAGGCGGCTCCTGCCGCCTTTTTTAATGCCAATTTGGTAGCCGCTTTATGAAACAACGAAATAATTACTATAAAGCACACCGACTTAAACATGGCATAATAAGCCGATTTTTAACTAGCTTAAGGTTAACAAGTAGTGTTTCAACTGCGTGACTACCAGCAAGCGTCGGTAGATGCTGTTCTCGCTCATTTTCGAAAAAGTGACGATTCCGCTGTGTTGGTGCTACCAACTGGTGCTGGGAAAAGCATCGTGATTGCCGAACTTGCGCGTTTAGCGCGTCACCCTATTCTAGTGCTGGCCCATGTCAAAGAGTTGGTCGAACAGAATCATCAAAAGTTTAAAGACTATGGTTTTGAGTCAGGCGTTTATGCCGCAGGTTTAGGCTTAAAACAAAACCAACTTCCAGTTACCTTTGCCAGTGTGCAGTCTCTAAGTCGCAACCTTGAAGCTTTTTCCGGCTACTACTCTTTGCTAGTGATTGATGAATGTCACCGGGTAAGCGAAGACGATGACAGCCAGTATCAGCAAATTATTCAGCATTTAAAGCAACAAAACCCCCAACTAAAAGTGCTGGGTTTAACGGCTACTCCGTACCGTTTAGATAGAGGGTGGATCTACCAACATCATTATCACGGCTATGTGCGTGGCAGCGACCAAGCTTGGTTTAAAAAATGTATTTACGAGCTGCCGATGCGCTATCTCATTACTAAAGGATATTTAACTAAGCCGCTGGTGGTGGATGCGCCCGCAGCGCGTTATCAATTTGATGATTTACCGCAGCAATACAGCGAAGCACAGTTGGATCAGTTTTTAGCTGGCTGCCCCAGGGTGACTCAAGCCATTTGTAAGCAGTTAGTAAAACTTGCAGAACATCGCAAGGGCGTAATGGTGTTTGCTGCTTCGGTTTACCATGCCAAAGAAATTGCACACTATTTGCCCGAAGGGCAAACCGCGGTTATCACTGCCGCTACCGCCAATGCTGAGCGAGACAGCTTAATTGAACAGTTTAAGCGCCAGCAGCTTAAGTTTTTGGTTAATGTATCGGTGCTTACCACTGGCTTTGACGCACCACATGTGGACTTAATTGCTATTTTGCGGCGCACTGCTTCGGTAAGCTTGTATCAACAAATCGCCGGCCGAGGTTTACGTTTATTTAAAGATAAAACTGATTGCCTAATTGTTGATTATGCAGGTAATAACTACGATCTCTATCAGCCGGAAATTGGCGAAGTAAAACCCAACCCTAACAGTACCTTGGTGCAGGTAAGTTGCCCGCAATGCCTATTTGCCAATATGTTTTGGGGCATTACCGATAAAGATGGTGATGTTATTGAGCATTATGGTCGACGTTGCCAAGGGTTAGTAGCAGACCCAGGCGAGCCAGCAAAACAAATCCAATGTACTTACCGCTATAAATACAAACAATGCTCACAATGTAATGCCGAAAACGATATTGCAGCACGGCAATGTCAAAGCTGCGGCTTTCAATTAATTGACCCAGACAAGCAGCTTAAAGATGCGCTGCAGTTAAAAGATCGTAAAGTGTTAAGGTGCAGTGGCATCTCGGCCAGCTGCGATGGCAATAAACTTAAATTGGTTTATCACGATGAAGATGGCGCAGAGCTCAGTGAAACCTTTAACTTTGACTACGCCAAAGCCAAGCAACAATTTAACGCCGTGTTTAGTCGTCGAGTCTCTGAGCAAACGGCGCTAATTAACGATGCAAAAGAAGCAGAAGCATTAATAACAAAACTTGTAGCCCCCGATTTTGTTATTGCTAAAAAGCAAAAGCACTACTGGGTTATTGAGCATCGGATATTTGATTACCAAGGTAATTATCGAAAAGCTAATCAGCATTATTAGACACGTAAAAAAGCTAAGACGTGAATATCCCACAAATGGGGTATTGATTTACATCATACTTAATCATAATTTAACTCGACTGGCTTTAACCAAGTCAATAAACTCCATCAACTTCAATAACTAACAAGGATGTTAGCGTGTACAGCTTTGACTCATCGTTCAAATTTTCACTGATAAGTACTCTTATTCTACTAACCACAGCCTGCGGTGGTGGAGGTGGTGATGGAGGCGGGGGAAGCACCACTATTTCCACGCCACAAGTTTCAGCTGACCTGCTTATGGAAAAGTATGAGGGTAGCACTAAAAGTGCTTCACTAACCGCTGATGATATATACCCTACGCTGCAGTACTTGTTTGAGGGGGATACCGACGCTCTATCATTGAGTGCAAGAAAAATGCAGTCTTTACAAGCTAACGGCGCTAGATCTAAAGAGGTGGGGGCTAGAGCGTCAGAAACTCAAAGTTGTGCTTACGGCGGTTCACAAACTATCTCAGAGAACCTTAATCAAGAAACTGGTGTTGGCAAACTAGAAGTAAGTTATAGCAATTGTGATGATGGCTCAGGCATGCTTTCTGGTCGAGTTGTCACAGATTACCACAAGTGGGATTTGAGCAGCTACGAGCCAGTGAACTTTGATATTTATTATGAAGAGCTCCGTTATCAAATTGGCGATGAATACACCTTGATTAACGGTATGGTCAAGGTGACAGGAGCAAACACCTGTGAAGAGCTTGTTAATTCCAATATGCTGCTTGAAACAGATAAAATATCTATATTAGATAAAGATTTAAAAGTAACAACTCATTCTTGCAATAATGAATATAATCAGCAGCTTATATCAGGAAGGATTTATTTTTCTGATGCTGGTTATGTTGATTTGTTAACCCCTGATACGATTAGTGTCGATGATGGTAATAATCTTATTACAGGGACATTGCTGATATCTAATGACTTGAGCGAAGTGAGGCTAGTTGCTGCCGATTCTTTTGTCCAAGTTAAGGTTGATAGTAATAAAGATGGTGTTTTTGAGTTGGACACTAGAGTTCCTTCTTGGTATTTGAACGACCAAAGTTATAGCGATATAGCAGATGATGACGGCGATGGGTTACCTAACTTTTGGGAAAGTGATTATGGCTTAGACCCGAATGTATCAAATGAAGCAACCGACTCAGATTTAGATGGTTTTATTGATCTTTATGAATTTATGGCAAACACGGACCCTACTAATCAGTACTCTGTTCCTAATTTTCATATGTATATTAGTTATGACTCTCAATATGGTAAAGCTTTTGTAGAAGCGAGCACTAATATTGAAGTTTATATTAATGGTGATATTTCTGAAGGTTTAAGGTCCTTAGTCTCTTCCACTAAGGTAACAATGCCACTCCCTTCTGTTCATTCTTGGTCAATAGTCAATACTGCTTATGGTTGTGAAATCGAGTCAGAAGAAGGTAAAGCTTTGTTGGTTTGTCCAAGTGTAGATTTGGCTAGCCTAGCAGATTATAGCGAACAGAATGTGCTGGTTGAACTCGCTGTAACCTTTAATGATGAAACTAGAGTTCAAACACATCTAAACTTGGATGTTACTTTGCCCTACAATAACTATTACTTGAGTTTTAATCTAGAACCGAAGCGAAGTGATTTAGCTTACTGGGTGAAAGATAGTAAAGCAGGTTACGCTATAGGCGATATGGATGATGGCTTTCAAGACCAAATCCAAATAAATAGTGACCCTAGAAGTTACATGGAAATAGACAAGTCCACTGTGAGTGGTGTATTAGTTAGTGAAGATGCTAGCTTATCAATAGTGTCAGTTTCATCGCCTATTTGGGGAGCAAAGTGTACGGTTAATGAGCGTGACTTTAAGTGTTTTGATTTAGCGAGCTATGATTACTTGAACGTGGACTTTAGTTCACCCAGTGAATTAGGGACTGCAAAGCTAGAATTGGAAGTGAGCACTGTATATAACCCCGAGTTGATTCGCACTACCACCGCCAATCTTGAGTATTCTTTTGGCCATAAAATGACGGTTCTTCAAGACCAAATTGATCAATCAGATGATGAGATTATAGTCGTAGAACCTGGAAGTTATATTGGAAACCTAACATTAGCTAAAGCTATAAACTTGCGCTCAAATGGCGATGTTGAGCTCTGGTTGGAGTCAAAAGAAGTTGATTATTATAAATATCCTGCCGTTCAGTCTGACTATCACTTAACTTTAGATGGCTTTGAAGTGTATCTTGATGAAAGTAATTTTCAGGTGGCGAGTGGCTTGTTTACTAATAATCAGTTCTTTATCAGAGAGGGTTATGGTGATGGTATAGTTGTGAGCTCGGGAGCTTTAACATTTACTTCCAACAAAATAGAAAATGAAGTCGACTACTTTTATAGCACATTACTAAAATCTGCTGAGCAGACTGAAATAAACAACAACGTATTTATATTTGAAGAAGATGATAATGCTTCTCTTTGGAGAAATTCTGAGGCAGAGATTAGTACTTCTATATTAAACAATACTTTTATTAATGTCGGGAGGATTGTAGTTGGTGATTTACAAACTTCTGCAGAGTTCAAGAACAATATTATAGTAAGTAATGAGTTTAGGAGTTACTATTTTGACAACTTGAATGCTCTAAATAATATTATTCCTAATGATTATTCTGAAAATGCAAACGTAGATAACATTTTCACCGACACTCCCGGCGTAGACCCACAAGACAGCTATCGTTTGTTACCTGATTCGATTGCTATCGACAACGGTTTAGACTTGAGTGATTCGATTACTACCGACCTAGATGGGAACGCTAGGCCGAATGGTAGTGCCTTTGATATTGGTGCTTACGAATATCAGCACTAATTTAGCTCCGATTAAAAATAAAGCGGCTACTAAGCCGCTTTATTTTTGTCTGAAGAACTTTACCCCAATAACTTTGGTTTAATCAGTGGCGCTGCAAAGCTCTTGTGTTGCTGTATTTCTTCTACGCTCAAGCCGGTTAATTCATAGGGGAAGACCAGCCATTGATCGGTTTGGTGCAGGCAAAAATCGGGCTTTAACGATGTTTGGTTAAACTTAGGTCGCTTCCATAAGGTGGCAATTTTAACTTGGCTAGGCATATTGCGTTTTAGTTTCGATTTTAAACGCTTAATCACTGCTTCTACATTGTGGCCACTGCTAAACACGTCATCCACTATCAACAAACTATCATCAACGTTTAGGTTTTCCAGTAAGTACTGAATACCGTGAACTCTTATTGACTCTGGCTCTTGGAGTATTTGATGGTAATTGGCTTGCCCTTGATAGGAGGTGCGTACCGAAATATGGTCGGTTTTAACTCCTAAGGTTTGTAAACACTCTTGCACGTAAATGCCTACAGCACTGCCTCCGCGCCACAGGCCAACGATAAAAGTAGGGCGAAAACCACTCTCGAAAATATGCACAGCTAAACGAAAGGAATCTTGAATTAAGCTATCTTCATCTAAGTAGTGCTTTTGTAATTGGGCTGTCGGCTGGCTCATTGGCATGAAAAGTGTCCTTGAGTTTACGAGTTCTATAATGATAGTTTTATACTACACCTTTGACCAAAAGGTCAGTTTTAATCGTAGGTAATTATGAGCGACAAACTTTACATCACCGGGCAAGAGCTACTCGAAGACTCATTTCGCTTGGCCGAAAAAGTATTGGCAAGTGGTTTTAAACCTAGCTTTATTATTGCGGTGTGGCGCGGCGGTGCACCGATTGGTATCGCGGTTCAAGAATTTTTGGCTTATCACGGCATTGCTAGTGATAACATTGCCATTCGCACTTCTTCGTACGCTGCAGCGATAGATAGTCAAGCAAAGCAGGTTAAAGTATTTGGGCTCAACTACTTGGTTAAGCATGTTCAGCAGCATGACCGTTTGTTGATTGTTGATGATGTATTCGATACCGGCCGCTCTATTGAAGCGATTATTAGTGAGTTGAGCCGCTTAGCGAGGTTAAACACTCCTAGTGATATTCGGGTTGCTGTTCCGTATTTTAAGCCAGAGCGCAATAAAACCGACCGAGTGCCAGATTACTACCTGCATGAAACCAGGCAATGGTTAAAGTATCCGCATTCTCTTGAAGGATTAAGCCCAACAGAGATCGCCGAGCATAGGCCAGAGTTGTATCAAATAATAAAAGCGCATTTGCCTAAGTAGCTAACTCATAAATGCAAGATTTTGTGAGTAAAACATTTGGTTCTTAAGGCCTTATACCGCTTAAAGTTTGCTATAACTTTTGCCTAAAACCAAAATCATAAATCCGCAATAATAAAACTGTTAAATTGCACCATACTTGCTTAATGAGAGACTACTA encodes:
- a CDS encoding phosphoribosyltransferase, whose amino-acid sequence is MSQPTAQLQKHYLDEDSLIQDSFRLAVHIFESGFRPTFIVGLWRGGSAVGIYVQECLQTLGVKTDHISVRTSYQGQANYHQILQEPESIRVHGIQYLLENLNVDDSLLIVDDVFSSGHNVEAVIKRLKSKLKRNMPSQVKIATLWKRPKFNQTSLKPDFCLHQTDQWLVFPYELTGLSVEEIQQHKSFAAPLIKPKLLG
- a CDS encoding phosphoribosyltransferase, coding for MSDKLYITGQELLEDSFRLAEKVLASGFKPSFIIAVWRGGAPIGIAVQEFLAYHGIASDNIAIRTSSYAAAIDSQAKQVKVFGLNYLVKHVQQHDRLLIVDDVFDTGRSIEAIISELSRLARLNTPSDIRVAVPYFKPERNKTDRVPDYYLHETRQWLKYPHSLEGLSPTEIAEHRPELYQIIKAHLPK
- a CDS encoding choice-of-anchor Q domain-containing protein, with amino-acid sequence MYSFDSSFKFSLISTLILLTTACGGGGGDGGGGSTTISTPQVSADLLMEKYEGSTKSASLTADDIYPTLQYLFEGDTDALSLSARKMQSLQANGARSKEVGARASETQSCAYGGSQTISENLNQETGVGKLEVSYSNCDDGSGMLSGRVVTDYHKWDLSSYEPVNFDIYYEELRYQIGDEYTLINGMVKVTGANTCEELVNSNMLLETDKISILDKDLKVTTHSCNNEYNQQLISGRIYFSDAGYVDLLTPDTISVDDGNNLITGTLLISNDLSEVRLVAADSFVQVKVDSNKDGVFELDTRVPSWYLNDQSYSDIADDDGDGLPNFWESDYGLDPNVSNEATDSDLDGFIDLYEFMANTDPTNQYSVPNFHMYISYDSQYGKAFVEASTNIEVYINGDISEGLRSLVSSTKVTMPLPSVHSWSIVNTAYGCEIESEEGKALLVCPSVDLASLADYSEQNVLVELAVTFNDETRVQTHLNLDVTLPYNNYYLSFNLEPKRSDLAYWVKDSKAGYAIGDMDDGFQDQIQINSDPRSYMEIDKSTVSGVLVSEDASLSIVSVSSPIWGAKCTVNERDFKCFDLASYDYLNVDFSSPSELGTAKLELEVSTVYNPELIRTTTANLEYSFGHKMTVLQDQIDQSDDEIIVVEPGSYIGNLTLAKAINLRSNGDVELWLESKEVDYYKYPAVQSDYHLTLDGFEVYLDESNFQVASGLFTNNQFFIREGYGDGIVVSSGALTFTSNKIENEVDYFYSTLLKSAEQTEINNNVFIFEEDDNASLWRNSEAEISTSILNNTFINVGRIVVGDLQTSAEFKNNIIVSNEFRSYYFDNLNALNNIIPNDYSENANVDNIFTDTPGVDPQDSYRLLPDSIAIDNGLDLSDSITTDLDGNARPNGSAFDIGAYEYQH
- a CDS encoding DEAD/DEAH box helicase, which gives rise to MFQLRDYQQASVDAVLAHFRKSDDSAVLVLPTGAGKSIVIAELARLARHPILVLAHVKELVEQNHQKFKDYGFESGVYAAGLGLKQNQLPVTFASVQSLSRNLEAFSGYYSLLVIDECHRVSEDDDSQYQQIIQHLKQQNPQLKVLGLTATPYRLDRGWIYQHHYHGYVRGSDQAWFKKCIYELPMRYLITKGYLTKPLVVDAPAARYQFDDLPQQYSEAQLDQFLAGCPRVTQAICKQLVKLAEHRKGVMVFAASVYHAKEIAHYLPEGQTAVITAATANAERDSLIEQFKRQQLKFLVNVSVLTTGFDAPHVDLIAILRRTASVSLYQQIAGRGLRLFKDKTDCLIVDYAGNNYDLYQPEIGEVKPNPNSTLVQVSCPQCLFANMFWGITDKDGDVIEHYGRRCQGLVADPGEPAKQIQCTYRYKYKQCSQCNAENDIAARQCQSCGFQLIDPDKQLKDALQLKDRKVLRCSGISASCDGNKLKLVYHDEDGAELSETFNFDYAKAKQQFNAVFSRRVSEQTALINDAKEAEALITKLVAPDFVIAKKQKHYWVIEHRIFDYQGNYRKANQHY